Proteins encoded together in one Microcaecilia unicolor chromosome 3, aMicUni1.1, whole genome shotgun sequence window:
- the LOC115466409 gene encoding gastrula zinc finger protein XlCGF46.1-like isoform X1: MSTIVSDQASVAFSDVAAFFLEAEWDILEEQQKELYKKVIKEIHIFLISRGHSILNPAVIFKIKNDNEKQFTQYCEWEGKENMKNPTMSSPNGKPEILIRFKEQRFRIEPQGLEKRNLPNVSTREELQETDHGFKINKKIRLCERQQREEWKSKVSPPRVQETPQKGDKSNIHERNSSYCPKLVQTQGLEEGETPFKITDTQEKFTTESRFVEHHIPNLRTESHSSSSICKSNTIKDSATQNKVFKCSECDKRFSWKTDLQRHELVHTGEKPFQCSECGKRFSLKGNLQQHKLTHTGKKPFQCSICDKCFCQKRGLQQHIRIHTGSKLFKCSECDKSFGQKAFLTQHKMAHTGEKPFKCSECDKCFSQKGNLQLHKMIHTQVKPFKCSQCNKYFRWKQTLQKHEMTHIEEKPLICSECDKCFSRKAFLRRHKMTHAGENPFKCSECDKSFCQKSNLQLHKMAHTQDKPFKCSQCDKYFRWKKNLRKHEMTHMADIPLIYSECDKNFSQKSLLQQHKMTRVGKKLCKHSEYDKCLSKKGKRQGPKKTYARKKSF, translated from the exons GCATCAGTCGCGTTCAGTGATGTGGCTGCTTTTTTCTTGGAAGCAGAGTGGGACATTCTGGAAGAAcagcagaaggagctgtacaagaaggtcatcaaggagattcacATCTTCCTGATATCACGAG GCCATTCAATTCTTAATCCAGCTGTTATATTCAAGATTAAGAATGACAATGAGAAACAGTTCACCCAGTACTGTgaatgggagggaaaagaaaacatgaaGAACCCCACCAtga GTTCCCCTAATGGCAAACCTGAGATCTTAATCCGATTTAAGGAACAGAGATTCCGCATTGAGCCCCAGGGACTTGAGAAAAGAAATCTTCCCAATGTGAGCACACGTGAAGAGCTGCAGGAAACAG ATCATGGATTTAAGATTAATAAGAAAATCAGACTGTGCGAAAGACAGCAGAGGGAGGAATGGAAATCCAAAGTCAGCCCACCCAGGGTGCAAGAAACACCCCAAAAAGGAGACAAATCAAACATACATGAGAGAAATTCCAGCTACTGCCCAAAACTTGTACAAACTCAGGGACTCGAAGAAGGTGAGACACCATTTAAAATTACTGATACTCAGGAAAAGTTCACCACAGAATCACGTTTTGTTGAGCATCATATACCGAACCTCAGGACTGAGAGTCATTCCTCTAGCAGTATTTGCAAAAGTAACACGATTAAGGACAGTGCCACTCAAAACAaggtatttaaatgttctgaatgtgataaacgTTTCAGTTGGAAAACTGATCTGCAAAGGCATGAATTGgttcacactggagaaaaaccatttcagtgttctgaatgtggtaaaaggttcAGTCTTAAAGGCAACCTACAACAACATAAACTGACACACACAGGTaaaaaaccatttcaatgttctatATGTGACAAATGTTTCTGTCAGAAAAGGGGCCTGCAACAGCATATAAGGATTCACACAGGAAGTAAActgtttaaatgttctgaatgtgataaaagtttcgGTCAGAAAGCCTTTCTGACCCAGCATAAAATGGCTCACACTGGGgaaaagccatttaaatgttctgaatgtgataaatgtttcagtcaGAAAGGCAACCTGCAACTACATAAAATGATTCACACACAAgtcaaaccatttaaatgttcccaATGTAATAAATACTTCAGATGGAAACAGACCCTGCAAAAGCATGAAATGACTCACATAGAAGAAAAACCATTAATATGTTCCgagtgtgataaatgtttcagtcgGAAAGCCTTTCTACGACGACATAAAATGACTCATGCTGGAGAAAACCCATTTAAAtgctctgaatgtgataaaagtttctGTCAGAAAAGCAACCTGCAACTGCATAAAATGGCACACACACAAgataaaccatttaaatgttctcagTGTGATAAATATTTCAGGTGGAAAAAGAACCTAAGAAAGCATGAAATGACCCACATGGCAGATATACCATTAATttattctgaatgtgataaaaattTCAGTCAGAAAAGTCTACTGCAACAGCACAAAATGACTCGCGTGGGAAAGAAACTATGCAAACATTCTGAATATGATAAATGTCTCAGTAAAAAAGGCAAAAGGCAAGGACCAAAAAAAACTTATGCAAGAAAGAAGTCATTTTAA